The Electrophorus electricus isolate fEleEle1 chromosome 19, fEleEle1.pri, whole genome shotgun sequence genome has a segment encoding these proteins:
- the rwdd gene encoding RWD domain-containing protein 4 isoform X2, translated as MTANEDQEMELEALRSIYEGDECFKELGPVSFQFMVGNHNESNSFLLDVSWPKTYPETAPHISLDAFFNNRISLETKQLIISKLYEQVEMNLGTAMMYTLFEWAKENQTMLMENHQPAVSAVTLTSNNDTNNPVSVIKKKEKKEQLTKAQKRKMIGRTDNKGELPRGWNWVDVIKHLSKTGGKEDG; from the exons ATGACTGCCAACGAAGACCAGGAG ATGGAGTTGGAGGCTCTGCGTTCAATTTATGAAGGGGACGAATGCTTCAAGGAACTCGGTCCGGTGTCCTTCCAGTTTATG GTAGGAAACCATAATGAATCCAATTCGTTCCTGTTGGATGTCTCCTGGCCAAAGACGTATCCTGAAACTGCGCCTCATATATCTTTAGATGCCTTTTTCAATAACAGAAT ATCTCTGGAGACCAAGCAGCTAATAATCTCAAAGTTATACGAACAAGTTGAGATGAACCTGGGCACTGCCATGATGTACACACTGTTTGAGTGGGCCAAAGAGAACCAGACCATGCTCATGGAGAATCACCAACCTGCAGTGTCTGCTGTG accCTGACTTCTAACAATGATACCAACAACCCTGTCTCAGTCATtaagaaaaaggagaagaaagaacaACTTACAAAAGCACAGAAACGGAAAATGATAGGAAGAACTG ATAACAAGGGTGAACTGCCAAGAGGTTGGAATTGGGTTGACGTTATCAAG CAT CTGAGCAAAACGGGAGGAAAAGAGGATGGCTAG
- the rwdd gene encoding RWD domain-containing protein 4 isoform X1, with protein sequence MSCLHSHLTFSRVSRMELEALRSIYEGDECFKELGPVSFQFMVGNHNESNSFLLDVSWPKTYPETAPHISLDAFFNNRISLETKQLIISKLYEQVEMNLGTAMMYTLFEWAKENQTMLMENHQPAVSAVTLTSNNDTNNPVSVIKKKEKKEQLTKAQKRKMIGRTDNKGELPRGWNWVDVIKHLSKTGGKEDG encoded by the exons ATGAGCTGTCTGCATTCCCACCTAACGTTTAGTAGAGTTAGTAGA ATGGAGTTGGAGGCTCTGCGTTCAATTTATGAAGGGGACGAATGCTTCAAGGAACTCGGTCCGGTGTCCTTCCAGTTTATG GTAGGAAACCATAATGAATCCAATTCGTTCCTGTTGGATGTCTCCTGGCCAAAGACGTATCCTGAAACTGCGCCTCATATATCTTTAGATGCCTTTTTCAATAACAGAAT ATCTCTGGAGACCAAGCAGCTAATAATCTCAAAGTTATACGAACAAGTTGAGATGAACCTGGGCACTGCCATGATGTACACACTGTTTGAGTGGGCCAAAGAGAACCAGACCATGCTCATGGAGAATCACCAACCTGCAGTGTCTGCTGTG accCTGACTTCTAACAATGATACCAACAACCCTGTCTCAGTCATtaagaaaaaggagaagaaagaacaACTTACAAAAGCACAGAAACGGAAAATGATAGGAAGAACTG ATAACAAGGGTGAACTGCCAAGAGGTTGGAATTGGGTTGACGTTATCAAG CAT CTGAGCAAAACGGGAGGAAAAGAGGATGGCTAG
- the rell1 gene encoding RELT-like protein 1 has product MAASLVTAVVAHNNATESNKQQENHANIAFVLVPVFFLLGLLGVLICHVLKRKGYRCTTDTEQDEEHDIEDEEKCLDQGELNDTFSEGNTDTVGQIVHYIMKNEANTDALKAMVTEHSMDSDGVPVTPTSPTAPTIPTPTTPAAPVSPGAPAGAAKHTCNHLHTIGGVVGQKSICSRCNQKKWPLMQPRSGKKADPAKRRSHTGEVTVLSVGRFRVTKTDPRPVRERRSLVITEPNGSVPGSPARVEPAPQGCSSPTQPQAEGDYKK; this is encoded by the exons ATGGCGGCTTCTTTAGTGACCGCTGTAGTGGCAC ACAACAACGCCACGGAGTCCAACAAGCAACAGGAGAACCACGCGAACATCGCCTTTGTGCTGGTGCCCGTCTTCTTCCTGCTGGGTCTTCTGGGCGTGCTCATCTGTCACGTGCTGAAGAGGAAGGGCTACCGCTGTACCACGGACACTGAGCAGGACGAAGAGCATGACATCGAGGATGAGGAGAAGTGCCTGGACCAAGGAG AACTGAACGACACCTTCAGTGAGGGCAACACGGACACGGTGGGCCAGATTGTTCACTACATCATGAAAAATGAAG CCAACACGGATGCCCTGAAGGCCATGGTAACCGAGCACAGCATGGACTCTGATGG TGTTCCAGTGACGCCCACCTCGCCCACAGCACCCACTATTCCGACGCCCACCACGCCGGCTGCTCCTGTGTCGCCTGGCGCCCCCGCCGGGGCAGCCAAGCACACCTGTAACCACTTGCACACCATTGGTGGGGTAGTGGGTCAGAAGAGCATCTGCAGCCGCTGCAATCAGAAAAAATGGCCCCTCATGCAGCCCCGATCAGGCAAGAAGGCGGATCCAGCGAAAAGACGCAGCCACACCGGAGAggtcactgtgctgtctgtgggcag GTTCCGAGTGACAAAGACTGACCCCAGGCCAGTGCGGGAGAGGCGGAGTCTTGTGATCACCGAGCCCAATGGCAGTGTCCCCGGTTCACCTGCGAGGGTGGAACCAGCACCACAGGGCTGTAGCAGCCCTACCCAGCCTCAG GCAGAGGGAGATTATAAAAAGTGA